The following DNA comes from Anaerostipes rhamnosivorans.
AACGTTTTCGCTTCTCTGGTGAGGCATCCAGATTCACAGATAGTCCTTCACAATAGTTTCGGATATTAGCAACCGGTGTCTTTATATCATGGGAAATCCCTGCGATCATTGTTTTATTCTGCTCTTTGACTGCTTCTTCTTTTTTTCTGGCTTCTTTGAGTTCCGTTCTCATACAATCAAAAGCCCAGCTAAATACTCCAAAAGTCTTAGAACGTTCCGCTTCCAGTGGAAAATCCAGATTACCTCTGGCAATCTCCCCGGCAAAGCGTTCCATTCTGGAGATAGGACGTATCGCATAAAAATAGAAGTACAGAAAAAAACACGACATACCTGCAAACAGTATGCCACAGACTGTACCGTAAATTCTTACCAAAGGAAGATCCCCTGTTCCTGTATGAAAATTTTTAGCCTTTTTTAATAAAGCTTCTTGCTGGGTCTTAGTGAGAGATTGATCGTGGATCATCTCATTCCATACAGGGAGCATTTTATTGGAAGGATCGGAATTCTTTTTTATGTACCATCCCCCTATAAAAATAAGGATAAAGAATAAGATATAGGACACAAGGACAACTCTTAAAAAATGCTTTTTCATTTACTACTCCTCAAAACGGTAACCCTTACCGTAAACAGTCAAAATATGCTTCGGATTAGAGGGATTTTTTTCGATTTTCTCCCTCAGCCACCGGATGTGGACTGCCAGCACGGAAGGTGTGGATTCTGAGCCATACCCCCAGATTTCTGTAAACAACCGCTCTTTTGTCAAAATCTCTTCCGGATGGGCAGCGAGATAGACAAGCAGTTCGTACATTTTTGAGGTTAATTCCAATGGCCTGCCCGCCTTTTTTACTGTCTGGCTCTTCTGGTCAATGATGATATCAGAAAAACAGAGTGGCTGTAATACGGAATATCCATAAGTTCTCCGGAGCAGTGCCAGAACTCTGGAATGCAGCTCTGCCAGTGAATACGGTTTGGAGAGGTAATCATCTCCGCCGAGCATCAGCCCTTTTACCTTATCCGTGTCACTGGTCCTTGCAGAAATAAAGATAACTGGCACCTGCGTTTCTTTTCTGAGTTTTTCTATAAATTGAAAACCATTCATTCCTGGCAGATTGATGTCCAGGATAATCAGCCTGATGGGCTGTTGGTATAAAGCATCAAATGCATCCTCCGCACTGCCTGCACGGAGACATTCAAGTCCTTTTTGTTCCATATAATCTATGGCAATCTCTGCAAGATCCCTGTCGTCTTCTACGATCAATATTTCTGATTGAAGCATATGTTTCCCTCCTGTTTGTTTTATAATTATAGCATGACTTTGGAGGGGAATTGGTTGGAAATGATGAGAAGTAGGAAATAAAATATGAAGAATTATAATAGAACAACCACGCAGGCTGTTAATTGCTTGCGTAGTTGTTATCGACATATTATTCGTCTTTCTTTCCATATGGTGAATTGGATTCTGCTGCCATAGGAAGGGTGGCCTGTGGGTCCAATTCATAGATGGTAGCTCTGTGTTCTTCCGGCTCTGTGAAGGATGCCGGCCCGCCGATGCCAAAATACTTTTCAAAAAACACTTTTAGTTTGTCAATAATACCTTGCTTTTTCTTGGCTCTTCCACTGCCGCCAAAACGAGAAACAGGAGGCATCAATTTATCAATGTCCGTCCCGGCAGTTTTAATTTCACCTTCACGAAATGCGTTATCCAGGAATTTACGGGTATCCTCCGGCTTCAGCTTTTCCTCTGTAATAATGGTTTCCAAATCTTCCTCTCGTTGTTTTACAACATACCTGTGCCATTCACTCATGACATCATCCACATCATTGACCCCTGAAATAAAGTTTTCAATCAACTGTTTCTTGCTACGGAGTTCCGGGCTGGCATCGATTGCCTTGTTAATGGTAATGAGTACTTCCTTATCCTCGCAGTGGGTATCGTGATACTTTTTTACAAGCATTAAAATATAATCGATATTGATTTCAATCTGCTTTATCAATTCCACTTCAAACACGATATCATCTGTGATATCCGTACTTTCCCCGGCATCACGCCTGCGTTTCCATTCATCACGCAAATCCTGGTATCTTCCAAGGTAGTCCTGCAGGTCACGCTCTGTTATCAGTTCTTTACCTTGAAATTCATCAAAAGAAACGAGCAGATTACGCATACGCAGGATTGCTCCGAACAGTGAAATAAAATCCTTTTGATTCTGTTCTCCAATAATCTGGGGAGCTGTAAGTGGAAACTTATTTGACAAGTCCTCCATTAAATCCACATATCCCGGCATGGGCTTTCCGTCTACAGATTCATAACCGTAATAATAATCTTTGAAACTGTGCAGCAGTACGATACCTCCCGCATCCTTATCCCCAAACAGGGAAATAGCATTATCTACACGTTTTTGAAGATTTCGGAAACATACAATATTTCCGAAGGTCTTGATTGAATTGAGGATACGGTTGGTACGGCTGAATGCCTGTATCAGTCCATGCATTTTTAAATTCTTATCCACCCACAACGTATTAAGTGTAGTGGCATCAAATCCTGTTAGGAACATATTCACTACAATCAGCAGATCCAGCTCCTTATTCTTCATTCTCAGAGATACATCTTTATAATAATTCTGGAATTTGTCACTGGAGGTGTCATAGTTGGTATGAAACATCTTGTTGTAGTCCTTGATGGCTGCTTCTAAAAAATCACGGGAGGGTTGGTCGAGGGCAGATGTATTTTCCGAATTCTCTTCATCCAGAATACCGTCTGTTTCCTCTTCGTTTGCACTATAACTGAATATGGTAGCAATCCGCAGTTTCCTTGTCGGGTCTGCTGCCATCTGCCGCATAAATTCTTGGTAGTATAGTTTTGCCATAGGTACAGAGGCAACGGCAAAAATAGAGTTAAAACCGCTGACACGCTGTTTTCGTTTGATTTCATCCACAGCACCACGATCAGCAGAAGCCACCTCTGCAATATTTGTTAATGTATTATATATATAGGTTTTATTCCCACGATACGTCTTTTGGTCAAAATGCTCCAGAATATACCGTGTCACCAATTCAATCCGCTTAGGAGCCATCATAGCCTTTTCACGGTTGATGTCCCAAACCATCTCGTCTGTAATTTCTTCGTCCATGTCCATTGTCTTGATATAGTCCACACGGAATGGCAGAACATTTTTATCATTGATGGCATCTACAATGGTGTAGGTATGTAACTGGTCGCCAAAGGTCTGTCCGGTGGTAAAGAATTCTGGATTCTTTGCTCTGCCAGAGTTGACCGCAAAAATAGGTGTCCCGGTGAAACCAAACAAATGGTACTTTTTGAAGTTCTTTACGATGGCTATATGCATATCCCCAAACTGGCTACGATGGCACTCATCGAAGATAATAACAATATGCTTATCATAAACTGGATGATTACTGTTCTTTTTGATAAAGGTAGCCAGCTTTTGAATGGTTGTAATGATAATATGCGTGTTAGGATCTTCCAACTGTTTTTTCAGAATAACTGTGGAAGTGTTGCTGTTGGCAGCACCTTTTTCAAAACGGTCATACTCCTTCATAGTTTGATAGTCCAGATCCTTACGGTCTACCACAAACAGCACCTTGTCGATATATGGGAGCATTGAAGCAAGCCGTGCAGTCTTAAAAGAAGTCAAAGTTTTACCACTTCCTGTGGTGTGCCAGATATATCCGCCACCTTCTACGCTGCCATATTTTTTATAGTTATTAGCAATCTCAATCCGATTTAGAATACGTTCTGTTGCCGTAATCTGATACGGACGCATAACCATCAGCATATTTTCTGATGTGAAAATGCAATATTTAGTCAGTACATTTAAGAGGGAATGTTTTGCAAAAAAGGTCTTGGTAAAATCAATCAAATCCGGGATGATGCGATTGTTGGCATCCGCCCAGAATGATGTGAATTCAAAGCTGTTGCTTGTTTTCGTTTTACTACTACCTTTCTTTTCGTTTTCCTTCTCCACATTCTTTCTTGTGCTGTTGGAAAAATATTTTGTATTCGTGCCATTGGATATAACAAAAATCTGCACATACTCAAATAAGCCACAACCTGCCCAGAAGGAGTCACGTTGATAGCGGTTAATTTGATTAAACGCCTCACGAATGGCAACACCACGCCTTTTCAGTTCGATATGTACCAAAGGCAGACCGTTTACAAGCACGGTCACATCGTAGCGATTATCATATTTCGCGCCCTCTTCTTTACCAAGAACATACTGGTTGATAACCTGCAGACGATTGCTGTGAATATTCTTTTTGTTAATCAAAGCAATGTTTTTGGTGGAACCATCGTCTCGCTTTAGGACTTCGACAGAGTCCTCTTGGATTTTTCGTGTTTTCTCAACGATATGCTCATTAGGGTTTGCAATGGAATCTGCGAAGAAATGCTCCCATTCATTATCAGTAAAATGGTAGCTGTTTAGTTCTTCCAGTTGATTGCGGAGATTGGCAATCAAGTCCTTCTCCGTATGAATGGTCAGATATTCATAGCCTTGTTCACAGAGCAGACGAATGAATTCTTTTTCTAATGCAGCCTCACTCTGATAGATATCGGAACGAGCCTTGACTGGCTCATATTCTGTAACAACAGTGTTCTCCGATGTTTCGGCTACAATATTGAAATAAGGCACATGGGTCACCTCCTTAGGATAATTCGTTAAATGTTAGTAATTTATCTCTGTAGTATTCATATTGTTTTTTTCTCGCGGTAAGCTCCGCCGTAAGCTCCGCCGTAAGCTCCGCCGTAAGCTCCGTGAAATTGTCTAGTATACGGACAATTTCACTCTGTACTGGTAACGGAGGCATTGGAATAACGAATTCTTCTGTTACCTTCAGCGAAATCTGTGGTAACGAACCCATACCAGAAGCCGCACCTCTAAACTGCTGAATATTGTTCTTCATTACATAATATAGATATTTTACTGATATCTTCTCATCCGCTGTATATGCCCACATTTCATTTTTGAAAGTAAATGGTTCTTCATAGTACACTACATCAATAACTCCACGAGATTGAACTAGAACAGCAGGGACCCTTGTAATATTTGCTTTTGGAATGTCTTCTTCAAATGCATTAATTACCGTCTTACCTCCCGCGAAAACTCTAACTTCTCCATCCGGGTTATCTATTTCCTTCATTTTTCCAGCTGTGATAGGAGTACCCTTGAGTCTTGTATATACATCTTTTATTTTACAAAACTCCACTCCATTCGGGCATAACTCCCGAATCAGTTCACCTAATTTGCTCATAATCACACCTCGATTTCTTCAATGATAGTTCGAATGGCTTCACGCAGTTCATCTTCACGCTTGACTATTTCTTCGATTTCCCCATTCAGCTTTACGATGTCAATCTTCTCACGGGTATCCTCTGCCTCCACATAGGTGGATACAGAAAGATTGTAATTGTTGTCCTTAATTTGCTCGTAGGCTGCCAGATGAGAGAAGTGTGCCACTTTCTCACGTTTTGCGAATACATTCACGATACGGTCTATATTCTCCGGAGTCAGCTTATTGTTATTGGTGACCTTTATACATTCAGTAGATGCATCAATGAACAATGTCTTGTTATCATTCTTATTTTTCTTCATTACCATAATGCAGGTGGCAATGGAAGTGCCGAAGAAAAGATTGCCCGGCAATTGGATAATGCAGTCCACAAAGTTATTCTCTATGAGGTACTTACGGATTTTCTGCTCTGCACCGCCACGATACATAATACCAGGAAAACATACGATAGCCGCCGTGCCGTTGGATGCAAGCCATGAAAGGCTGTGCATAATAAATGCCATGTCTGCCCTGCTCTTTGGAGCAAGCACTCCGGCAGGAGCAAAACGCGGGTCATTGATAAGCAGTGGATTTTTGTCACCTTCCCACTTGATAGAGTACGGCGGATTGGAAACAATCAATTCAAAAGGTTCATCATCCCAATGTTTCGGAGATATTAATGTATCTTCACAAGCAATATCGAATTTATCAAAGCCGACATCATGCAAAAACATATTGATACGGCAAAGATTATATGTGGTGATATTGATTTCCTGTCCGTAGAAGCCGTTACGTATTGCATCCTTACCAAGAATTTTTTCAGCCTTGAGAAGAAGCGAGCCAGATCCGCACGCAGGGTCATATACCTTATTGATTTCAGTCTTGCCCACAGTACCAAGACGTGTCAATAATTCTGATACCTCAGCAGGAGTAAAGAATTCACCACCCGATTTACCTGCATTAGACGCATACATGGTCATTAAGTATTCATAGGCATCGCCAAAGGCATCAATGCTGTGGTCCTTGACCTCACCTAAATTCATCTCACCGACACCGTTTAACAGCTTGACCAATTTTTCATTGCGCTTAGCTACGGTAGAACCCAGCTTATTATTGTTTACATCATAATCATCAAACAGTCCGGCAAAATCGCTCTCAGCCTCGCTGCCTTTTGCAGATTCCTCAATGTGACGAAATACGCGCTCTAAGGTTTCGTTCAGGTTTTCATCCTCAGCAGCCCGTTTTCTTACGTTACAAAACAGTTCACTTGGCAAAATAAAAAATCCCTTTTCCTGCACCAAACCTTCTCTGGCTTCTTCTACATCCTCATCGGACATGATAGCAAAGTCAAAGTCTGTATTTCCGGCTTTGATTTCCCCCTCATTGATATAATTACACAAATTTTCGGATATGTATCGGTAAAACATCGTGCCAAGGACATAGTTTTTGAAATCCCATCCATCAACCGCTCCACGCAGTTCATCTGCGATTGCCCATATTGCACGGTGCAGTTCGTCCCGTTCCTGTTCTTTTTTAGTATCAATCATTCTCTTTTCCTCCGTCTTCATCTGGAATAAACTCCAAAATATCATCCACGCTACACTTTAAAAAGTGGCAGTTGTTTTCTTTGCTGTCGAAAGATATGTCTTCAATGCATTTCAGCCATGTGACCATATTTGCAGAGAATACAGCCCCCTGTTGTAGTGATGTGTTTGACATATCTTTTTATCTGTATCATTTCATAACATTCTGCTCTACTCCTTCAACATTGCCAAATAGCTGTCCAGCCTCTCATTCACATATCCAGCAAGTAACTTCCCCATTGCATCCGGCTTATGTTTACCATAATACTCGTCGAAAGCCTTATAATAGGCCACCCGATCCGTAAACTTAATATCAATCGGCGGATATCCAGCCTTCATCAGTTCCAAATTTATGAGCAAACGCCCAGTACGGCCGTTCCCATCAATGAAAGGATGAATTCCCTGAAATTCAATATGAAATTGGGCAAGCCTTGGAATAACATGCTCTGTACTATTCCGGTAACTATCTAGAAGCTGCTCCATTTTTGGCTGAATCAAATACGGTTGTACTGGCTCATGTTTTGCCCCCATGATTCTCACAGGCACTCTCCGATAAACACCACGATCATCTTTTTTATCCATTAATACAAGATAATGAATCTGTTTGATGATATTCTCTGTCAAGGGCACCTGTTCTTTTACCAAGTCCTGGACAAATTCAAAAGCCTCTTTGTGATCAATCGCCTCCATATGATCCTTCAGCGGTTTCTGATCGATGGTTAATCCTCGTAGCACCATATCAGTTTCACGCAGCGTAAGCGTATTACCTTCCATGGCATTGGAATTATAAGTGTACTCAACTATGAACTCCTCCGTCAAGCGTTCTACTTCACCTTCTGTCAATGGTCGCCTGGTATCCAGCTCAGCTTTCTTCGTATCAATCATTGCCAGCAGACTTTCAACCGTTTTGTATCGCCCATCCTCTGGTTTCACCGCATCTGCCGGTATTGCCCAACTGCGTCCTTCACGGGTAACACCTGGGATTTTTCCTTCTGAACAAAGAATTCGCACTCTCCGATCTGAAATTCCCCATTTCTCTGCAGCTTCTTTCACTGTCATAAACATAAATCTGTACCTCGTTTCAAAACTAGTATACGCTCTATTCGGAATAATAGCAATGTAATCGGAATAATATTTTTCCTGTATCGGAACAATATAATTTTCCCTTCCCCTCCTGTTTTACTTTCCCCATCTCAAGTGCTAAAATAAAACCAGAACAAATGACAAAACACCATATCAGCAAGGGAGGTCCTATGGAAACAACAATAACACGTGATGAAGCCTTTAAGCTTCTAAAGAAATATAATAAAGAGCCTTTTCACATCCAGCATGCACTGACAGTCGAAGGTGTCATGAGATGGTATGCCAATGAATTGGGTTACGGACAGGAGGAAGACTATTGGGGGATCACCGGACTTCTTCACGATATTGACTTTGAATTATACCCAGAGGAACACTGCCAAAAGGCCCCGGAACTTTTACGGGAAGGCGGCATAGGGGAAGATATGATACGTTCCGTCTGTTCTCACGGCTATGGGATCTGTTCTGACATCCAGCCGGACCACCAGATGGAGAAAGTCTTATTTGCGGCAGATGAGCTGACCGGCCTGATCGGAGCCGCCGCATTGATGCGCCCTTCTAAAAGTGTCCAGGATATGAAACTTTCCAGCATCCGTAAGAAGTTTAAAGATAAAAAGTTTGCGGCCGGCTGCTCCCGGGATGTAATCTCCCAGGGTGCACAAAATCTGGGCTGGGAGTTAAACGAGCTCTTTGAAAAAACAATTCTGGCCATGCGCTCCTGTGAAGATTCTATTAAACAGGAAATGCAGAAATACGAACAATAGGCGGTGATCATTATGTGTATTAATAAAAAAAGAAAAGCAGATGTACGTCTCCATGCAGGGCCCAGGAATTTCCTATGGAATAAAAGAAGCGCCGGCTGCATGGAGTAAAAGGCGCTTTCATATTCTTAACGGCCTTGTTTCCAAAAACAATACTGTTTAAGGAGTGAGACCAATTATGAATTATAAAAATGCAGCTTCCATTCTTCCCGCATCCCTTTTGGAACAGCTTCAGGACTATGTACAGGGAGGTTATCTGTACATACCTAAAAAAGAAGACCAGCATAAAAAATGGGGTGATAAGACAGGGAGCCGGACCAGGACTTCCCAGCGCAATCAACGTATCCGAAAGGATTATCATTCAGGGATGTCCATAGAAAAACTGTCAGATACATATTTTCTTTCCGTACATACCATTCGAAAGATTGTATACGGCAGATGAATAAGCTGAAAACATCTGAAAAAGCAGTGGATATCTATCACTTGATATTCACTGCTTTTCTGAATGGACGGCTATCTTGAATATACCCAAATAACAAAATATCGTCTCATTCCCTTCCTATGGTAACCTGCCTCATAAGTATACCCACAGGGCACACCGTATTTTATACCCTTCGGGTGCACGCGCTTCGCGCGTTAAGGTATACCCACAGGGCACACCGTATTTCATACCCTTCGGGTGCACGCGCTTCGCGCGTTAAGGTATAAATTGTTTCTGTATGATCTTGGATATTGAAGGCTCTTTCCACTTCTGTTATCTTTTGATACAGGAGGTGTTACTTATGAAACAAAATCAAAACACTGCTTCTTTCGGATTTGCTGATACCAATATTACCCCGGATGGTCCGGTCCAGCTGGTAGGGTTTCCGAGAATTGATAATCAATCCAGAGGAATCCTTCATCCATTAAATGCCCAGATCCTCATCTTCAGATTCCAGGAAGAAACCATGTGCCTGGCAGCTGTGGACAGCCTGGGCTTTACCGTGGAGCTGACTATGAAGTTAAGAAAAGAGATCGCCAGCGTTCTCAATATTTCAACAGATAAGATCATGGTATGTTTTTCCCATACCCATTCTGCACCTAATGCAGCGGAGGAACCCGCTTACTTTACCTTTGTATGTGATCAGATATGTGTTGCGGCAAAAGAGGCAGAGAAACAGATGAGGCCATTTCATGTGGCTTGGGGGATCGGGGATCATTTGATCGGCATCAACCGAAGATCAGACACATCCGCTGTAGAACCCCGGCTTGGGATTTTAAAACTGGAGGATCCGGACGAGAAACCGGCACTGCTTCTTCTCAGAGTGTCAGCCCATGCCAATGTGCTCACTAGCGACAACTACAAGATTTCTTCTGATTATTTTGGCCTTACAAGGCAGAAGCTTTCCAACACTTTTGGCTGCCCTGTTATGATGGTCCAAGGGGCATCTGGGAATCTCCGTCCAAGATTTCAGCAGGAAAATGCAGATTTTATGGAGATACAGGGTGTGGATGCTTTAGAAAAGCCTTACACTGACACTGAAAAACAGAAATATTTTCAGCAAAGTCTAGATGCATTGGAGAACATGGCAGACTCTGTCCTAGCTTCTGTTGTTCCTATTTGGAAAAAATTAAAGACAGAGCCGGTCCACAGACTTGCAATGTTTTCTGTAATTCATCCCTTTGCAGCTGATGTCCCATCATTGAAGCGGGCAGAGGAAATCGCAGAGGAAGCCGAAACTGAAGCTGGTATAGACGGAAATGGATGGCTTATGGAAGTCCGCAAACTTCGGGAAAAGAAAGTATTTACGCAGACAGCAGACATTGAATTTCAATATTTTATGTTAAATGACGGCTGTTTCTGCGGTGTTGCCAATGAGATCATGTGCGAGATTTCACTGGACGTGTGGCAGAAATCCGAGGATTCGCTCTTTTTTCTCAACGGCTACACCAACGGGATCGACAGCTATCTGCCCACTGCAGAAGAGTATGACAAAGGCGGCTATGAGGTTCTCTGGTCTAACCTGATCTACTATCCGTATCATGGCAGAGTCATGGCGCTGAACCGGGACTCTGCCGGACAGTTGGCTTCCTTTGCCGTATCTGACCGCAGTCATTTTCTGGGCATGAACCCTTAGCCCTACCCCTTCTGTTTTTTAGATTTCTTCAGAGTCTTCCAGGAGCGGATATGGTTATTTTCCACAAAAGGACTTAGTTCCAGCTGATACTGGGTTCCGGCCTTTCCTGCCGTATGTCTGAGTTCTTTTAAAATCATATCTTCCTTTTTCTGGAGTGAAATAGGAACACAAAGGTCTGCCGTAATCAGGGTATGTTCTCCTGCCCTGATAAAACGGCAGTTTATAAGCTCCAGCAGCGGATGGATCTCCCCTGCTTTTTCATTCAGGTCATTTCTTAGTTGTTTTATTTCGTTGGACTCTTCTGCTGCAATTCCTGCCTGAACCGTACAGCTGCAGTTGTACTTCTGCTCAAGCATCAAAGAAAGTTCCAGGGCTTTTGTAAAAATACCGCTGTCCTTACCCAATATTTTGACGGAAACGATGTAGTGCTTAAGGCCGTAGTCATGGATGTTTAGTCCATAAAAACATGCAACGCCCTCCTGCTTTGATATGATATCCTCAACCTCCTGTAAAATACTGCCCTCTGGCTGTGTTCCGATCACTTTTTCTACGATCTCTGTAAAACTTTTCAATCCATTGGCCAGGATGAGGACTGCAACCCCTATGCCGCACCACCCGTCAATGTTCCACTCAGTGAACCTTGTGACGAAAGCAGAAATGAGGACTGCCCCTGTCGCAAAGGCATCTGATAAAGAGTCCTTAGACATGGCTTTTAATGTCTCTGACTCCATGGCAAGACCAGCCCTTTTTTGATAAAAGTACATCCATATCTTTACTGCCACAGAGAGAAACAATACGAAAAAAACGACGGTTTGATAATCCGATTGCTGTCCCCTGTATAAAGCTGAGACCGAAGTTTTTAACAATTCAAATCCTATGGTGATCACGGAGGCTGACGCCAGCATTCCAAGGAGCCACTCCAGCCTGCCGTGTCCGTATGGATGGTGTTTCCCCGCGCCGCAGCCTGCCGCCCAGAGGCCGAACATGGTCACGGCCGTTGTTCCCGCATCCGTTAAGTTGTTCCACCCGTCCGCCGTCACGGTCACGGAATGGCTGACAGCTCCCGCCGTGAATTTTAGGATGCTCAGAAAAAGATTTAAGACAATACCCAATACAGTCAACTGGAAAAGGCTGGCGCTTTTTTTATCCTTTTTCATGTATACACTCCTCCCCGGAACCAGGTGCCCTCTTCTTTGAGCTGATCCCAAGTATTTCGTTCATGTTCCAGGCAAACCATAGAGTCACCAGGGCCGCACATACATCAGCCGCCGGCTGGGCCCAGACGATTCCTGAAAGTCCAAACAGCCTCGGAAGCACAAGGATCAGCGGGAAGAAAAAGATTCCCTGTCTTCCCAGACTTAAGATACTTCCTGCTCCGCTTTTTCCGACGGAGAGATAGAGAGACGCATACACCATCTGGAATCCGAAGGTCAGCAGTAAGACTGCATTAAAACGCAGAGCCCGGCCGCCCAGCAGGATCATCTGCGGATCAGTGCCAAATAGTCCAATCAGCTGTTTGGACAAGGGGAAGCAGACGGCCGACATGAGAACACAAAAGCTGGTGGACCAGAGACAGCAGAGTTTTACCGCCTCTTTCAGCCGGTCATACTGTCCGGCTCCGAAATTAAATCCCGCAAATGGCTGGAATCCTTTCATAAAACCAAACACCACGTAGATCCCAACGGTCATGATCCTGCTGACTGCGCCCATGGCAGCCACCGCGTAATCCCCGTATGCTTTTGCCGCAGTATTAGTCAGTCCCAATGCGATACTGGCAAAGAGCTGGAATACCAGTACAGGAATCCCTATTTTTAATATCTCACAGTAGATGGCTTTGCTGGGTGTCATGTTCCTGAAAGACAGGTGCAGAAGCCCTTTTCCTTTCATCAGGTAAATCACGTACATGAAGGAATTGACGCACAGGGAGATCACCGTAGCCGCCGCTGCTCCCCGGATGCCCATATGTAATCCATAGATGAGCAGCGGATCCAAAATAACATTGAGGATACTTCCGGTCATCATCGCTGCCATTGTAAACCGGGTTGCTCCTTGGGCTGTCAAAAGATTGTTCATTGTAACATTAAATATATTGAGGATCGATCCGGTCACATAGATGAGAGCATATTCCCTGGCATAGGGCAGAATGGTCTGTGTAGCGCCAAGTGCGGATAATACCGGTGTCAAAAAGATCAGAAT
Coding sequences within:
- a CDS encoding HAMP domain-containing sensor histidine kinase, which encodes MKKHFLRVVLVSYILFFILIFIGGWYIKKNSDPSNKMLPVWNEMIHDQSLTKTQQEALLKKAKNFHTGTGDLPLVRIYGTVCGILFAGMSCFFLYFYFYAIRPISRMERFAGEIARGNLDFPLEAERSKTFGVFSWAFDCMRTELKEARKKEEAVKEQNKTMIAGISHDIKTPVANIRNYCEGLSVNLDASPEKRKRYQETIMRKCDEVSALTDDLFLHSLNDMDRLEVVLIPTDFQDIYERVLCPLGEEGTEVFPCDIKERVFADERRLIQVIDNILGNARKYAEGFSVEIKMEEQKEYVVICIKDLGPGIPEEDFLYAKQKFYRGRNALDQQGAGLGLYLSDVLMRQMEGRLELENKAGLQVSLYLLKDKQTI
- a CDS encoding response regulator transcription factor, producing MLQSEILIVEDDRDLAEIAIDYMEQKGLECLRAGSAEDAFDALYQQPIRLIILDINLPGMNGFQFIEKLRKETQVPVIFISARTSDTDKVKGLMLGGDDYLSKPYSLAELHSRVLALLRRTYGYSVLQPLCFSDIIIDQKSQTVKKAGRPLELTSKMYELLVYLAAHPEEILTKERLFTEIWGYGSESTPSVLAVHIRWLREKIEKNPSNPKHILTVYGKGYRFEE
- a CDS encoding type I restriction endonuclease subunit R, yielding MPYFNIVAETSENTVVTEYEPVKARSDIYQSEAALEKEFIRLLCEQGYEYLTIHTEKDLIANLRNQLEELNSYHFTDNEWEHFFADSIANPNEHIVEKTRKIQEDSVEVLKRDDGSTKNIALINKKNIHSNRLQVINQYVLGKEEGAKYDNRYDVTVLVNGLPLVHIELKRRGVAIREAFNQINRYQRDSFWAGCGLFEYVQIFVISNGTNTKYFSNSTRKNVEKENEKKGSSKTKTSNSFEFTSFWADANNRIIPDLIDFTKTFFAKHSLLNVLTKYCIFTSENMLMVMRPYQITATERILNRIEIANNYKKYGSVEGGGYIWHTTGSGKTLTSFKTARLASMLPYIDKVLFVVDRKDLDYQTMKEYDRFEKGAANSNTSTVILKKQLEDPNTHIIITTIQKLATFIKKNSNHPVYDKHIVIIFDECHRSQFGDMHIAIVKNFKKYHLFGFTGTPIFAVNSGRAKNPEFFTTGQTFGDQLHTYTIVDAINDKNVLPFRVDYIKTMDMDEEITDEMVWDINREKAMMAPKRIELVTRYILEHFDQKTYRGNKTYIYNTLTNIAEVASADRGAVDEIKRKQRVSGFNSIFAVASVPMAKLYYQEFMRQMAADPTRKLRIATIFSYSANEEETDGILDEENSENTSALDQPSRDFLEAAIKDYNKMFHTNYDTSSDKFQNYYKDVSLRMKNKELDLLIVVNMFLTGFDATTLNTLWVDKNLKMHGLIQAFSRTNRILNSIKTFGNIVCFRNLQKRVDNAISLFGDKDAGGIVLLHSFKDYYYGYESVDGKPMPGYVDLMEDLSNKFPLTAPQIIGEQNQKDFISLFGAILRMRNLLVSFDEFQGKELITERDLQDYLGRYQDLRDEWKRRRDAGESTDITDDIVFEVELIKQIEINIDYILMLVKKYHDTHCEDKEVLITINKAIDASPELRSKKQLIENFISGVNDVDDVMSEWHRYVVKQREEDLETIITEEKLKPEDTRKFLDNAFREGEIKTAGTDIDKLMPPVSRFGGSGRAKKKQGIIDKLKVFFEKYFGIGGPASFTEPEEHRATIYELDPQATLPMAAESNSPYGKKDE
- a CDS encoding restriction endonuclease subunit S, translating into MSKLGELIRELCPNGVEFCKIKDVYTRLKGTPITAGKMKEIDNPDGEVRVFAGGKTVINAFEEDIPKANITRVPAVLVQSRGVIDVVYYEEPFTFKNEMWAYTADEKISVKYLYYVMKNNIQQFRGAASGMGSLPQISLKVTEEFVIPMPPLPVQSEIVRILDNFTELTAELTAELTAELTARKKQYEYYRDKLLTFNELS
- a CDS encoding type I restriction-modification system subunit M, translated to MIDTKKEQERDELHRAIWAIADELRGAVDGWDFKNYVLGTMFYRYISENLCNYINEGEIKAGNTDFDFAIMSDEDVEEAREGLVQEKGFFILPSELFCNVRKRAAEDENLNETLERVFRHIEESAKGSEAESDFAGLFDDYDVNNNKLGSTVAKRNEKLVKLLNGVGEMNLGEVKDHSIDAFGDAYEYLMTMYASNAGKSGGEFFTPAEVSELLTRLGTVGKTEINKVYDPACGSGSLLLKAEKILGKDAIRNGFYGQEINITTYNLCRINMFLHDVGFDKFDIACEDTLISPKHWDDEPFELIVSNPPYSIKWEGDKNPLLINDPRFAPAGVLAPKSRADMAFIMHSLSWLASNGTAAIVCFPGIMYRGGAEQKIRKYLIENNFVDCIIQLPGNLFFGTSIATCIMVMKKNKNDNKTLFIDASTECIKVTNNNKLTPENIDRIVNVFAKREKVAHFSHLAAYEQIKDNNYNLSVSTYVEAEDTREKIDIVKLNGEIEEIVKREDELREAIRTIIEEIEV
- a CDS encoding helix-turn-helix domain-containing protein, which codes for MSNTSLQQGAVFSANMVTWLKCIEDISFDSKENNCHFLKCSVDDILEFIPDEDGGKEND